The Cucurbita pepo subsp. pepo cultivar mu-cu-16 chromosome LG05, ASM280686v2, whole genome shotgun sequence nucleotide sequence GAAAAGAGTTGTGTGAAATGCAAGAGATCGCTGTTCAAGGAATTTTCTCTTTATCTCAAACTTTGAATAGCGGtatccttttcctttctttgctttcattattattaaaaattctcTGTAATTTGCGTTGCCTATTTATGGAAGTTCCAACACACATGGAGTCTCCTGCACCTGTTGAcgcctttcttttttattgtttaaactACACACCGTTATTActcttttttaaagttttagcTCTGAGTCTCTGACAAATAACATGGTATTGTCTCTAGATGTCGTGTATGGTTAATTTCAcgacctttttttttgttgactcCAAAGACTGTCAAGCGACCAGAACTTTGGTGGTTCTGATGAGCTTTTGACCTTGGTGTAAAATGCAGATGTAATTTAATGTAATATCATggtttatttataataagattAGTGAAATTACATGTAGGGATCAATTCCTCACCCCCccttagttattttttattttcttaccaTGGAATTATTTTGTAAGTAACTGATTTTTGTGGtcaaacaatttaaaatgaaagtaTTATACATAAATTTGCCCCTTTTGATTTATGAAATATGTCTATCTGGAACAAAACACGTGAAAATCTTGCATCCTAAACTAAGGGCATTCAAATCTTTAACATATTGCCACCAGGGGTGCTTAACTGAAATCTTTAGATGTTACTACAGATGTGGATCCTGTAGTTCATACTGCTGGGTCATTCCAACAGACAGAGAAGTGCACCGTACTTGAAGCTTCCATAAATATCCAGGAAAGAGCTTTTATGATCATATATTGCTTGCTTTTATAAATATCTAGAGAAGTGCACCGCATTAAAAATCTTGCTTTTATGATCATATATTGACGACGTTCTTTGTCTATCTGCATACAGCCTACGTTGGTGTTTGTGATGATACAAACTATTCACAGAATGCAAAAGCTTTCAAGAATAAAGCTATGGAGGCAAATATTCCAGCTATTACAACTGCATTTATCCTGGAGTGAGCAATGGTACATAATGTACTAATCGTGCACTTTTCTTATGTGGATAGTTCTTATTATGTGGTGCTGCTAAATCTATTAGATTGAACGCAATATTCAACCAATTCATTTTCCTTGCACAAAGTATAGGAAAGATATTGTGTAAGCTAATGGGCGAGTGGTaggttgaagttgaagtttaGTTTTCATGGGCAATAAAAGCAACAGATTCAAGTCAATGCTTCGTCTAACTGACAATCTTTTCTGTTTCACCGAGCCAGTAATGGTGGCAGAGCTAGTACGTGCTGGAGAGATGAAAGCAGGGGTGATCCCGATAGGCTAAAGAGAAGTCCCTGATAATCATGCAACTAGTGAGTAAACCTCAACTGATGAAGCATACTTTTCCCCATCACTTATAATTCAATACTGTATTTGTACGAAAGAAGGTAGACAAACTCCCCATGCCAACAGAGAATTAACAATTTACAATCTTCGGGCTCATTTGGTGCATTCTTTAATAACCTTTGTATTTCCTTCGAGGAACCTCTGTATTTCAcgattttatatgaaaatggaagaaatcaGGGTCaaaagattttgatttttaatgcCGTCATGTTTTATATTCAGCATAACCTTCAGTTAAACTAGAAAACTTTGAGGTCGTTAGTACaactaattataaaaattgatatggTGCGCTTTCTTCAGCAACTAAGCGTGAATTATTATCTCAGATTCTACCTGCACTGCAGGCAATGGTGGTACTGGTCCATCTATATTAGCTACTAGTTTCTTGCTGCTGGGAGAGAAGGTGGTCGCCTATAATAAAGGTTAGTGTCAAAACTGAAACTTGTTTGTCTATGTAATATTCCAGCACTTGATGATTTTGCTGGAGAGCGTGTATCCATGAGGGTGAGAAtcaaatttcttatatttatacACACAAATTTCTGGTGAAAGAAGACATAGCTTTATCAACCATTTGATAATTTGATTTCTGATTTATCAGGTGTTGGAAGTAGTTGATTTATGAAGAAtgcctctttttctttttctgtttttggttTAATTCTGATTAGATGAGGCTACTTCATGGATAGCAGGTGACGAGAAGGAAAGTCGTGTAGTTTATGTAAGAATGTGATTTCTCTGGGCACAAACATGATTTTAGAGAATTGCTTTCAACAATGAAAACAGGTATGAATCtccaatttcttctttgtttctaGAAAGTATCTgacatttatttaaagaaaacaatgacTACTTCATTGTACTCACACTATAGTATCTGAAATTTTTGGAAAGTTATGGTGAGAGGAATGGCATTTTTCAAGATGTTtgtgaagaagaacaaatttcCAATCACAGTTTTCaaaacaattcttttttctgGATAATGTTCTTTGAAAGTTCACTCTCGAGTGtagagattttcttttttattttgaaaaatcaagaatatcaTAGCTTTCCACCCAATTAACTCctaaattaaaagtttcatCTCTAAAAAACCCATAATGTAAAATTGGCTCAACTTTGAGAAACAATAGATAGAATTTCAGTTCATTCTTCTGTTTGTGAGGTAGAAAGATGATGTCCACTAAGAACTCATCATTCGTTATATTGTCTTACCTTTGATCATCATCCCTCGTTCTTATTTGACCTAAaaccaattatttaaaagCACTTTCTAGatggagaaaataaaatgacgCCATCAATCAAAAAGATTGTGCTAATCACCCAGATCCTGTGAATCAAGAATCAAGTAGAACACTACAAACACTAATAATACAAGATCGAAAACCTTCAACAACGAGCGAAAGTCTAAATTTAGTTTCAAAAGCCAAAATTATCTTGATAATGTATGTTCCCAACCAAGCTTAAATCTATCAAACACAACAATTTCTGAAGTGGCATTCATGAAATTTCATTCCAAAATATCATTTACAACATGAACTACTCATGTCAAAGGTGTTCACAGTCAATCTAATGTTCTCTTTttcttcgtttctttttcAGAATACACCATTCTTTAAAAAACGAAGAGAACAAAATCAGACCACATATAGTCATCAGCATGAAGATCTGGAATAGTACTTCGTCAGCCACAGATCAAATTCGACATAAACGTAAAAAGAAGAGGGTACATCGAACACACGAAAATGTTATGCAGAAAATGGTAATTACCAGATTGTTGAAGCTCTAAACTGTAGTAGTTATCCTTATTCTTGTGTTAGCATCCTGTCAGAGACTCAGCCAGCCATTAGATGTTGTGACACACCTGTTTACTCATCTCTTCTCTGTCTGTACATGGCACTGTGAACAACTTCAAACTTCCTCTGTGGAACACCTACATTTTACTTCCTTTGTGGCATCAAGGTTGTTGCGTTAAGGATCATGCCTCCACCTCCTTTTCAAGATTTAGCCATCAGGAATTCCCATGAGCCAATTGTCAACTTTTGGCTGTCTCACCCTGAGGGGACAAACTGCAGCTGGATTTCTTGATAGAATGATCAATTACTTGGTGCACCCTAGCCATTTGAAAGCCTGAATTATATCCTGATGTGTTCGCATAGTTCTTATGGATACCTGGTTGATCGAGTAAATTCTGATCCGCTGGTTGATCGAGTAAATTCTGATCCGCGAGAACCATAAGATCTCCATAGATCTTGCCACTGAGGCCTAACACTATTTCTTTCGAACTGATGACTTTGATGAACATCTGTATGTGATCTAGGGGTGCTGCTTGCATTGCGTTTCTTTTGGGCAGTCCTCATCTCTTCTTCTGCATCATATCGGGAGCGCTGTAAAAACAGATCAGTTTAGGCTACAATCATCTGGTAAAATGTATTGAGCTTGATAACATAGCCTAACACGATATGCAAGAGCGACTCGTGTAAAACTAGAGTTGCCACTGGAGGCTGCCTGCGGTGGGGGTACTTCTAGATCTAAACAATGCATGGACATATTGCACTTGAGGcagaaaagagaatgaaaataatggtcaacaatgaagaaacctttctcttgaaatttctataaaaaagTTGGGGAAGAACTCCCTTTTGGGTACCTTAATAGGATCTGAGAGTACATTATATGCCTCTCcaatcattttaaaaagtttatcaGCATCCATGGGGACTCCTCCGGCTATATCCTTCCATAGCACGTTATCTCCGTTGTCTGCTCTAGCCAAGGACTGACCAGCCTAAACGAACGAACAACCCATATTAAGAAAGCACAGACACAAATAAGCATATCTTCAAAGTACACTAAATTAAACCTTGTCTGGATGGTATCTGAGAGCAGCTTTCCTGTATGCCTTCTTAATTTCAGCTGAAGATGCAGATGGATCAACTCCCCTGCCATCAAAAAGGTAAATAACCAGTGATTCTCATAACCTAAAATTAAAGGACCTTTCTCAAAATTCCCATCCTACTGGAAGGGGAAAGAGGGATGtctttgtttccttttattatCTGAATATTCGTTAAATGATGGGTGATACTTACAGAATAAGGTACATGTCCAATGGAATTTCCTTTCTTGactcttcttcaacttctgCAAGCCGGAGACGAGCTTGTCTCAAATCATTTGCATTGGTACTTGATCTATCGGAATTTCCATACTGATAGGTCTTCTCTAATTCCTTAGAAAAAAGCAATATAAACTTCTGGAGATCATTAGCTGCTTGACCATAGTCTCTAATCATTTCATACAAAGTGGCCCGTCTAGAAATTGCCTGTGAATATAAAAGCTCTATCAGAACATACATGTTAGTGTTCATCTATAATGGTActctaatttttctttgagaaaCCAAGAAGAATTGAGGGATATTTATGTTGACAGCTCGGTGCCCAGTATAAACACAACAAAGAGAAAGCTTACCTTGAAAAATTCTTCATCAAGGGCTATGGCAAGACTACAATCAGCAATAGCATCAATAACTTGGCCCTGAGCTTTGTATGCAGCAGCCCGACTGTAGAAACAAAAAGCTGAGAAAGGACGTGACTCGACATTGCACGCCAGAGCAGCTGTATAGTGTTCAATGGCTTCTGAATACCTTCCTGCctgaaatgcttcattcccagCATCCTGCACTCATttaaggagaaaaaaaggTATGGGGATGTAGTGCAAATATGagagtaaaagatattaaggCATTAGAAAACGATATCTGGATATGATCAAGTTATGGCTGATAGGATGGAGGAGCCTCGAAGGCAGTCGACTTATGATACCTTGTGACGTACGAGCTCCCTCATGGTAATGGCCAATGGTATTGATGATTCTAAAAGCTTTCCTCCATTCCTGGAACTTAAAATTGTCAAACTGGAAAAGTGAaaacattctttttcctttctagtttattttctttgcaatttACTTCTTTATCAGTGAAAtacttgtttcttcttcaaaaatattagGAAGCATAATAAATTACCCAATCACTGTAGGCACTTCCTCCTCTTGCATTAAAGAAGCCAGACCCTCCTCAAGTTTTCCCAGAAGGAAGTAGCACTTGAGAGTCAAGCGGCATCGCCAAATCCTAAAGTACAACTTCTTTGAGATTTCAGAAGAATCCAGATTTGAGGTCTGACTGACAATATCTTCTGAAGGAGAATTC carries:
- the LOC111794882 gene encoding uncharacterized protein LOC111794882; translation: MPILNFWFNCLRMIAILGFWYSEAPVGSESPLPLLSSSSVTTFRSSLAVATGAACCETEKGAVMVARVGRNSRFVEVDAENVKSLEAALRDVDPVVHTAGSFQQTEKCTVLEASINIQPTLVFVMIQTIHRMQKLSRIKLWRQIFQLLQLHLSWSEQCNGGRASTCWRDESRGDPDRLKRSP